The Larimichthys crocea isolate SSNF chromosome I, L_crocea_2.0, whole genome shotgun sequence genomic interval cacacacagaacgaGCTCGTCTTTGGCACGCCGTCCAAACTGTGGCTGAAACGAGCTTTGATGAGTCATCCCTGCGGTCAGCCGTCCCGTTACAAAGTGATGCATTTATCATGAGAGGAAAGCTGTTTCCTGCTTCCTCAGACATTAGAGTAAATCACATCTAGCACTGTACATTAACATCCAGCTCTTTAAGTGCTATCGTGCTTATGTGCCTGTAAATATCATGATCTGGTTTCAGAAACCTGCAGAGGTTTGCTCCTAAATTAGAAGATGTAAAGTCGACACCAGGTTTAGTAACTACTAGTCAGGTTAAGTCAGCTACTTAAATTGGTTGCATCTTCTTTGCTTGGACTTTAGACGTAAAGTCCTAAAGATTTGGAATAAACTATGAACTTTGTGTCAATAAATCAGATGTCTACTGGATTACGTagctgaaattaaataaaaacgaTGTTGCGTGCCTGAAAAACTGCTTTTAAATCGGTGAGTATGAGTAAATCTATGCCTACTTTAGCTGCCCAGTCGTTACTTTACTTCAGGGTGCAGCCGCTTTTATTATCTCAGCGcattaatcacattaaaaacGAGGCTGCAGGAGAATATGACTCAGACAACAAGATGCTGCAGTTTTAAACACAGCCTGCCACGTACAGGCGCATCCTCAGCTCAGGTTACATGCAGTTCATTTAGTGTTACGGGAAATCTGATGATAACGTGTAACAAAGCTCGACCGTACACACCGAAACAATGCCGACATCTGACCCCTGAAtgctgaggacagacagaaaccGAGGAAGCTCTCGTAATAATAACGTCCAGTTTAACTCCTCGTGTGTTCAGCCTTTGTTTTGTGAGAAGTGTCCGTTAAAGAGCCACAGACTGAATAcggtttcttcttttgtctctctgcaggaaaAGGAAATCAGGATACTATCACTTCTAGAAAAGGTTCGGCTCAGCTCCATGTGAATCACCTTATGAAGGGAACTCTTGTATAGTTAACGGACACACCTGTAAACCAATTCATTCTCATCTCTCCTCCGCAAAAAAAGGGCAAAGCAAGAAccagtttgtaaaataaagctgTATTTTTTCATATAGAGACTCAACAGTATTAAACATATGCTGCTATATACTTGTACGATGTGTAAAAACTATTGATGTGATTGTCCAATGTATATGTGTAAACTATtctcacatttttattaaagCATAAAATACCCTTAAACCTTCCGTCTTGGTGCATTTGAAGTGAATTAGAACAGCACAACGCTCCTGTGTCTCATCCTCATTTATTAAATCCACATAATGTGACAAAGAACGTTCAGGTGCAAAGCCAATTCctcataaaaactgaatttaaaaagtAGTGATCAGGATTTAATCAAATGCCAGTCTGTTGTAAAGACGGTCACTACACGCACAAACTCAGCTGACAGGACGACAGCAGGTCACAGATACACGAGTGGAATGGATTATTTTTGTCCGTGTGCAGAATAGAAGACGTCATGGTTATTATACAGAAATGAAACTGGAATTTCTTAGTACAGCATTTACAgcgtttgtttttctaaattatCTATGACGTGCCAGCTTTTCTTCCAGTGTGGTTTGGTTTGCGCCGGAGAACTCGTCCACCTGAAAGACAGAACAACACGGACGGTTACAGCCTCCGATCGGAGACGAAGCCGCGTCAAAGACGGACGACAAAGCGGTGCAAACGCTTACCTTCTCTCCGTTCTTGTAAAACTGGAACGTGGGCATACAGTTTATGTTGCAGTGCGTGCTCACTTCCTGCGAAGAGCGAAGGGAACAGCAGTCAGAGGGATGAGCGGAGACGGAAAACACATTCGCACAAACTGCTGTGAAAAGCTTTTCTATTTCAAAAACGTCGTAGCAGTGaggcacaaaacacacaccgaAGTCGTGTACGCGTCAGTCCTGAGACTTCGTCGCTCGGATGTGTGTCGTAGTAAAAACACACGCTTACCTCAGCGTCGTCCACGTCCACCTTCAGGAAAATCACGTTCTGGTTCTCGGGCTTTTTTGAGTGTTcctgcaaaaagaagaagaagagtcgACACGTGATTGTCGGTAAAATAATATATTGCCGTCCAGTTAAATTCCTGGAAGACGGACAACTCACCACAAACACGGGGCCGATGTTTTTACAGGGTCCACACCATGTCGCCGTGAagtccaccaccaccagctTGTCTCCAGCCTCCTTCAGGATGGTTTTGAACTCCTCCTGCAGACGACAACAGATGAAACTGTTTCTGACGAGTCAAATTAAACCTGAACTCAATTATAGCTTTGGAAAAAAGGCGTTTCCCCTTTCACTTTTAGGCTTCAGTAAGCAGATCATCCCACACATCCTTGTAGGATCCTCCATCCTATCACTTAAAACCTCTATCACTTAAAGCTGTGATTTTAGGccaggggagaaaaaaaaacaacttttcaacACTTTACCACAAAAACAAGAGCTGCATTACAAAAAGGACATGTTTTAACGTGTTAAACTTGCACTCACACTccctctgcagcctgcagaAAGCGCATTATTTAAATTTATGAACCGAGGTGTCGGTTCTCCTGAACGTCCAGCGGCCTGCTGCCGCCTTCACGTTAGCCACAAGTTGGTACAGCTTCGTCTCCGCGACTACCAGCCGACAACACAGACTCACTGGCGACTGAACGACCGACGACACGGATTATGAAGTTTCCTGCTGTCTGTCGTTAgtaaaagtctgtctgtctctctgtctgtctgcctttttcCACAAGAAGTCCACACATGGCGGCGGGCGGTTAACGTGCTGAATCATCCGTTAacgtacattttttttttaaaaaagcagcgaGAGCTCGTTAAATATCaccgtttttaaaaaaacaactcaaagctgcttttgttaattaaaaacgcttaaaaatcattaaattaaCTCGTCTGAACGgtcacgagagagagagaggaggggcagCCGTTGGTCGCGAGCGAGCAGCcgttggtttaaaaaaaaaaaaaccgttgaaagaatttaaaaaataaaagagcgCCGTGTTtagatgtaaatgtttaaaattaaaaaaaaaataacaacttaCCAAAGTTTCCACTGCGCGAACCATGATGACTGTGGTGAAGCGAGCGTCGTATCCACGGGGTGAAAGACAGAGCGGGTAAGCTGCGTGCACGGCAACACGACGCGTTTTATTGTGAAGGCCAGTCAAGTTACACAAGCGTCAGGCCGGACTAGAGCGGAAGGcaggtttcaaaataaaagtctagtttaattcataaaaacaacGCCTCTGTTAAAATCAAATAAGTTTATcctctgtaaatattttagAATGAATACACAATTAGTTAAACTAAATCTACCTGCCACCTTTTGCACTCAACACTCCAAATACTGGAACATCAACATACTTCACATCATAAGTGATGTGTGTTAATATAAACTACATTTGTACAATATTCTTATCTTTTTGCAAGttctatttacatatttatattcatagtatattatttatagcaTGTATATCTTGTATAGTCAAGTATTTATTGTgcacatatactatatatattatatatctatcatatagtgtatatatacacatattataCATTGctaaatatatgacacatttccATGGTGtatctctgtagataatatcttattgttattattactatatactgttattattatatactattatataatatatatataaatatatatatatatatatatatatatatatataatatatatataatatatatataaacaataacattaccatcaatcatcatcattaccatCATTTTGCCACTGCACCTTTTCTACCTATTTATCTTATGtttttaagtgtccttgtccattttttatttttgttttcatctatctatctatctatcatctatctatctatctatctatctatctattatctatctatcatctatctatctatctactcttattttgaaggtgtgACTTCACTCTATATGTTTTCGTGTGTCGCTGTTGGGTGTTGCTACTTTCTGGTTAACCAGTACACCAAATCACAATGACTAGACAAATTCTCGGTTTACCGTAATGGACTGACTCAGTGCATCCCAGCTCCAGTGTCGTAATGCTGCTAAGCAACGTTCCGGGAATAGTTAACATGACATCACACTGGTTTGTTCCTGTGTTCATTTATATTCTGCATGTTTCCATAGTGAAACTAAACGAACCcaatttttttaataaagaatcaagatttgaaacatttgcatacatgcatgttttataGATTatcacagtgtttctcaaactttttgcAGCTCGTGCCACATCAGTGCCACTCCCTTCCATTATGACTGACTATAACTGTATCCAGCTTCTGATCCGCACCTCccttcctaatatttcctgtttggatcCACACACTGCAGAGTTACCTCCACTTCCTTGACAATGACAGGCCAACTACAGCAGACTGCTGACAATAACAGACCATTGTCTTGCATGCAGTTCTGATCATAGACCCTGGATGACCACAAAATCTTGATAAAGTGCTTCTTTGCCTTATTTTaagtgaaaattaaacattttccacAGTGTGAGTACTGTAGGTATGCACTCACTCACTACTACACCAAAGTGGGTAAACCTTGAGCTATTCTACTGGACCGACAACATTGTACGTAACCATGGCACCGGGGCTCTTATTACCACCACAACCTTATGAAATTCAAATTAGCATCTAAAAATACAGCCCGTTTCCTGATCAAACAAAAAGCGACACATGGCAGCTGGAGGCTAACACTGCCCGCTCTATTATTTGGACTCTCACACATCTTCAATAgcatttctttttcctgtttacaCGCATAGATTAAGAGCAGATTTAAACTGTATAGATACTCACAGTCATAGCCACATTAAACCGAAAACATAAGTGAGACATGACATGATAGACTCCCTCAAAATTTTATTAACtcacagtaaatataaaagcacATGGGTAATACAGAGAATAAGGCATCAGATCTACACAGCTCATCTAGGTACTTGCTGGCACAGCAGTGGTCTCTCCCAAACATGTATTAAATTATTACAAATATGTAGTTTAATATGACAGATTTCTGTCTCAAATCTGGATTATTTTGAAGTAAACTGTccatttgttttactttattttgtaaaagtGCCGTACTATGAATGAAAATCCACCACATCTGAATTTTAAAGAACGGATAGCTTCAGACTAAACTCTAACAGAGTCTAACAGACGTCTAACACGTTAGTATGAAAATATCTACTTCTAAATGTCTATTGTCCTTCATGTGTGAATAGTGTAATTATGTGTTGGTTATTATTATAACGctgtttccaaaaatgttggCACGccatgtaaaatgtaaaaatgctgatgtgaaaacattgaaaccgcatatttaattgaaaatggcacaaaaactcttcataaaatgttgaaactgagaactttttttattgtttttgggaAATTCTGTGCTCGTTTTCTCTGGAATTCAAATTGTTATGTTcttccaaaaacaataaaagctctCAGTTTCTATTTGAGAAGTCgtctttttgctgttttcaattaaatatgagCTTTCCCATCAtcactttttgtttctgtttctgtttcacacaGTGTTGTGTCATCTCTGTAAACAGGGTTGTAACACTGATTCATCTCCTCCGTCGATCCTGCGTTTCCCGCATCAGACAGCGACCACAGCCTTGCCGATGTTCTCTCCCTGCAGCAGCCCCATAAAGGCAGCTGGCATGTTCTCAAAGCCTTTGGTGACGTGCTCCCGACACTGCAGTTTGCCCTGCGGATGCAGAATAGATCAATCACAGTAATTACAAGGATGCAGAAACACTAAATGACATTAAATCTTTACTAAAACAAATTCTGAACCGGATCCAGCGTCATGATTAATTATTTTCAGTCACCGACCTCCTTCAACCATCCAATCAGCCTCTTGAGGGTCTCGGGGTGCTTGTGCTCccacctgctctgcatgaagcCCTCCATCTTAAGCTGCTTGAAGATCATGGTGAGGTGGGGGTACGGACCTAGGAGGGGTAGTCCAAGGAGACACATTCATCAAGATAAAAGTCTGTTTATGCGTCTCCTCTGGCATTTCGGTAACACAATGCTGCCCTCTAGTGAGAAatcatgtgaacatgtgaaatTTGAACTGCATTTCAGGAATGCATTGAGGTCTATTGTTACGGAAGTTAAAGGTACAAACCTGTTTGAGGTGTGGAGTCATTGTAGGTGGAAATGGCTCCACACACGGCTATTCTACCAAAGTTCTTCATGTGCTGTATGGCGACGCTTGAAAAAGGGCCTCCCACctaaaaatcaagaaaaagtGGCATTTAAAATCACTAAAAAGATCAAAAGTAACACTAAAAACACCTGAAAGCTTGAATATTCTCACTGTATACACAGAAAGAGCATAAATATCAACACTTTAAGGCCTTGGAACTACATCACCATGGCTTACATTTTCAAAGAAGCAGTCATATCCCTCTGGAGAAGCCTTCTTCAGCGCCTCGTCCAGGGAACCGACCGTCTTGTAGTTGAAGACCTCGTCGAAGCCCAGTTCTTTCAGGAAAGCCACCTTGGCGTCAGACCCCGCTGAACCCACCACCTTACAGCCCATGATCTTGGCGATCTGGCCCACCAAGGAGCCCACCGCCCCCGCTGCTGCATTCACCAGCAGGGTCTCGCCCTTCTGGAGTCCCAAGACTTCTTCTATCCCCAACAGAGCCGTCAGTCtggagagaacaagagagagtacgagagagagagagagtgtgttttcCACTTTCTAAACTCTTTATAAGTGCTTCCATAGCGAGGTCATCAGGACAAAGCATCTGGACCCTTACTGGTTTATTTTCTCAAAGGAAAATGAAACTCAGCTGTTCAggaactctctctctttgaccGGCCTTTTCACATTAGCGGTGAAATGGAAATACTTTTTCCAAATCGGCTGgttcattaaatatttacacagGGAAGGTTAGATGTTCTCTTTCTGTTGTGGGTGTAGCTCAAGCCGGCCCACTGCTACTCACACTTATATAGCTGACTTCCTGTGTTTAGACTGTCACAATAAACTGGATTTGAtgcattaaatcattaaattttTACCCACACAGGCACCCTAACATCTGCCTTACCCCGGCATGCCGATGGCACCCAGAGCCAGCGACAACGAGACATCTTGGGGCCAGTCAGGCATGATGGGAGTGAGGTCGGCCCCGTCGCAGACTGTGTGGCTTCTCCAGCCGCAACGACCAATAACGTGGCTTCCCACGGGAAATGCCGGGTTATTGCTTTGAAGCACCCTgcgaacaaaaacacaaaaaagtctgTGGTGTCACTTGCCGCTACTCACGCCACACTGATGTCATACATGCAGAATATAAAGTACTCTTCAGTTTATGCACTGTGACTGATTTTCATGCACTTTGGTTAGCAACAAAGTAAAGCAAATACACAACATGTGGGTTTGAGAATGATCTTCGGTCACTGAGTAATTGCTGTTGCATGTTTATCAACAGCCCGAGCGTCTGAACACTCAGCCAAGAACGTTCAATTATTCGTTCATGCTTTCTGTGAATCATTGTTTCAGTAATAAAGAACAGGTGCAGGACGGGGTCTGCTCCAGTACATGTGTTGTGACAGATAAAAgacattcctgtgtgtgtgtgtgtgtgtgtatgttcctTACTTGGCCACTTGAGTTCCAATCATCACATCGCCTTCCTGCATGCGAACCCTGCTGAACGGCCTGGAgacaaatatgacatttgatATGCATTTTCCGGATTCCTGCCCGATGATAACCATAATTCTGAACGCCTCATGATCCGCCTCACCTCATGTATGGATCCACACTGAGAAACACGGCTTCCAAAAGCACCTCTGGAGGAAACATCAAGAGAGACATTACCAACAGGTGGTATCCTGATCATTTCAAGACAAGATAAAGATGGTGTGACATCATCTCACCTCCATCTTTGGGCTCAGGGAgctcctccaccttcagctcAAAGTTGCTGTCCTTCGGGAAGCCGTCAAAGTGCTTGGTCAGGATCCACGACTTTGCCTGGACCATGGTTTGTTTTGCTGCGAGAGACAGAGCAGCTGGTTTgatatcaaattaaatcaagatGATCTTATGAATCATGAAAAAGGTTCgactttgtgctttttaatacacagtctgtgtgtgaaactgCAACATCAAATCTGATTTCCTCTCATCAAAACAGCACAGGTTGGAGTTATTCTACTGTTCACTCTTAAAAATACACTTCTAGATTAGATTAGTCTATGTGCAGTGTAAACAGTAATTATAGAGTCATTTATTCAACTTGCAGAAACGTGCACATGCACGCATTGAAAaaatgaagaaggaaaaagCAACTCAGTGTGCAACAACATGTGTTGTTTGCGGGTAAAATAACTCACCAGTCGTCGTTGTCCACAGAGAAGtcgcagaagaagaagaagagagctaACTGAGAGTGAGGACCTGAAACCAGCATGCAGCAACCACTGGGAGGGAGTGATTCACGAGCCGATTCTTTGTAGCGAATCACAAAGAGCCGACTCGCTGTCGGGGAGAGCCGAATCTTCGGACGGGACTTTATATTGATGATGGGCACATGATGCTTACTAGCAGACAGATCATTCATAATTGCTAAAATTAGGGCTGATTAATATAGAAGGCTAGAAGAGCAGATTTGAGAGTCGGGCTCTTCTAAAGCGAGGCGAGTCAAAAGAGACGAATCTTTAAAAAGAGCTGAACTTCCCGGCGGCGGTGGAGATTGAAGCGCTAAATCTGATTGGTTGGAAGTTGAGCGCAGCGTCCAACCTATGACGGAgcacgtcacgtcacgtcacgtcacgtcgGGCCTTACGTGAGCGGTTTGGAAGTTTTTGGCGCGAACAGAGCAGCGGCTCGGACGGCGGGATGCTAACAGAATAACTGGATAAAACTGTGAGTATTGGAGTCAACATGTGTCTTTTAGTGGTTAGAAAACACGATACGCATTAATACTCGACAAGAGACGTGGTGGTTTGTGGGCTAGCTGTACTTTCTAAGCTGTTATTTCGGTAACGGTAAGTGTTAGTAGCTGTTAGTATGCTAAAAACAAGATGACAAGCAAAACACGTTAGACACAAATACACCTCAGTTATAAATAAACTAACAGTATTTATTAGCGAAAACAGCTTTTATATATCATAACTCTtacctgttatgtttttgtcttaagCAGGAATGTTTCCTACGTTGTACAACCGCACAGTGCACACttaagtcaaaataaatgtaaacgtTTCACAGcttaaagtccagtgtgtacaaTGTATTGTCAGTACTAAGTATACTGTCATGAAAAAAATGagatttcttgtgtttttgttgtcttaaaattagttttttgtaataatagtaatacattttatttcataggcgcctttctgacaccttacaataaatgagagtaggCAGcaaatcacagaaacaaacaaaaagagccataaaagtatcaaattacaagaaagcaacattaaaaacaggttaaaataggacaatgcagtTGATTCAGGTGGATTTTAAACaggtaataatataatatagtacaacaacaacaaaacaacaaaaccaagagaagaataagaataatagataataataataaacttgacCTGGTTATAACGTTTAGATTTTGTTgatgtttattgtcattttggttgtttgtgttgttgtttcattgtATTACATTATACTGAGCTATGTTTACAGATATGAATGTGAAGGGCAATAATTTAGAAACACGTCTCAATACAACATAATACAAgtcaacacacacgcacaccatcAAACCGTTTCACTTTAAAACAGCGTccacaaaaactgaacattataactGTGTAGAAGGAAACGAGTACCAACCAACGCACTCCGGCATGTCATTGTGTGCTTCGCGGTCACTCTGGCACAATGTCGAGTGTTAGGAAATGTTTCCTTGTTGCAGAAGAGCGTTTTTCGACAGAAGAGCAGAGGTGGATGTTGGTGTTGTGGCAGCTGATTTGCCTGCATCCATCCCCTGATCCGAATCAATGCAAATCAGCTCGGGAGTCGCATGAGCATAAGAGATTATGAATGTGCTTTGTGATATACTCTCACTCTCTTTATCTAATCCTCTATAATCCACTTTGACTAGCACAATAAGGGGGGCACAGAGTGCTGAAGCACCATGTTAGACGGGGGTCAGTTTGTGGAGGCCCTGGGCCGTCTAGGTTATCCCGGCGCATCATCTCTGAAGGCCTCCGAGTTCGACTGGCTGTTCGACTGCGCCCCGGAGAACCTCCACTTCTTGCGCTTTGTCTGTCGGACCCTCAACCGGAGCAACGTCCTCACCACGGAAGAGGCGCGGGCCTTTCACGAGCTGCGGAAGTCCGGCAAACCACTCCTGGATGAAGCAGCCCTGGGCGAGGTGCTAAAAACCATCGGCCCCTCGGATGGGAGCGGCGCTTCTTCATCTTCGTCCTCTGTGTTCGCAGCAGAGGGCGACGTGACCGTAGAGGACTTGGAGGCAGAGCTCCAGGCGCTGCGTAAAGAGAAGGAGCTGAAGCAGCGACGCTATAACAAGTTGCAGGTTGTGGCCACCTCCCGTGCAGATGTCGAGCTGCGCCTTAGTGCGGAGCTGGAGAGCGCTGCGTGTAAGCTAAAGGAAGCCGGTGCCTGCATTGGAGCTGAGAATGCCGACACCAACTCTGTATTGCAAAGCCTAACAGACGAGGTGAACAAACTGGCTTCATATCTCCCAGTTCAGCCCGAAGCCAAGCGAAAAGGAGAAGCCGTGGCCCCATCAAACCCGACCGttctcctctctcagctgccCTTGGATCCCTACCTGCATCAGGAGGGGCTCAACACTAAAACACTCACCGCCTTCACTCAGAAGCATTTCTTCCAGGGCATCTCTGACATTGTTGAGACTTCTTGCTCTGAGCGCCTCCAGGTCCTCGACCTCAGTTCTTGTGAAGacgaagagaaggaggaagagaacgGGCACAAAGGGGCAGACAGGGAGGAGCGATTGGTGGAGCGCAGGAGGACAGAGATGGCCCGACTTCAGTGGTCTCATATCGTCGCCCAGCACCAACTGATGAAGGCCACAGCGGAGGAGGAGAGTGTGAAGGCTGCGATGGAGTGGCTCTCTGAGAAGTCCTCTCACACCAAGGTGAAGAGAAGTACGGTTTATCGCTGTTGTTAGACTTTGTGCTTCTTTTCTCAAGCTCTCCCTCACATCTGTCTCTTTACTCTACCAGAgcatttccacctcctcctcacttcaCGTCCGCGAGGTCGTGTCCAGGAAGGAGCTGCAGGTCGTGGAGGCTGAGCTGGAGTCTCTGCTTCATGGAGCGGTACCTGCTGCCCTTAGGGAGTCCGCCAGG includes:
- the txnb gene encoding thioredoxin b yields the protein MVRAVETLEEFKTILKEAGDKLVVVDFTATWCGPCKNIGPVFVEHSKKPENQNVIFLKVDVDDAEEVSTHCNINCMPTFQFYKNGEKVDEFSGANQTTLEEKLARHR
- the LOC104932914 gene encoding prostaglandin reductase 1, yielding MVQAKSWILTKHFDGFPKDSNFELKVEELPEPKDGEVLLEAVFLSVDPYMRPFSRVRMQEGDVMIGTQVAKVLQSNNPAFPVGSHVIGRCGWRSHTVCDGADLTPIMPDWPQDVSLSLALGAIGMPGLTALLGIEEVLGLQKGETLLVNAAAGAVGSLVGQIAKIMGCKVVGSAGSDAKVAFLKELGFDEVFNYKTVGSLDEALKKASPEGYDCFFENVGGPFSSVAIQHMKNFGRIAVCGAISTYNDSTPQTGPYPHLTMIFKQLKMEGFMQSRWEHKHPETLKRLIGWLKEGKLQCREHVTKGFENMPAAFMGLLQGENIGKAVVAV
- the haus3 gene encoding HAUS augmin-like complex subunit 3; translated protein: MLDGGQFVEALGRLGYPGASSLKASEFDWLFDCAPENLHFLRFVCRTLNRSNVLTTEEARAFHELRKSGKPLLDEAALGEVLKTIGPSDGSGASSSSSSVFAAEGDVTVEDLEAELQALRKEKELKQRRYNKLQVVATSRADVELRLSAELESAACKLKEAGACIGAENADTNSVLQSLTDEVNKLASYLPVQPEAKRKGEAVAPSNPTVLLSQLPLDPYLHQEGLNTKTLTAFTQKHFFQGISDIVETSCSERLQVLDLSSCEDEEKEEENGHKGADREERLVERRRTEMARLQWSHIVAQHQLMKATAEEESVKAAMEWLSEKSSHTKSISTSSSLHVREVVSRKELQVVEAELESLLHGAVPAALRESARLLNVPIVRGDLALQLARQDYYTSRQDQVRDYLLRQKASFDLVHLAQELELRRWRTCLKQLGEVNSRLVKEGEAATLRIESMAHPDLAINPRPNPIISCRDAAFSRLLQILDHDSDHGRSEPFRTYEALNQAARDLEGNLQVTRDTLAGAGREQCYTAARLSGDCEALHRAMYTEFQQLVLGPQVCPTAFTDQELLCPNAQELTLKLVEADSQLQSLQHVMQEIMGEAKAKRSQLDRNALLRRQRELYIYFHLDARLLQKIVEDLEGKTAAGKRERH